A window from Kovacikia minuta CCNUW1 encodes these proteins:
- a CDS encoding ATP-binding cassette domain-containing protein — protein MTTGSVSVAAQEGAAAQQIPRLQLRGINKSFGGVHALKSVDFEVYAGEVVGLVGDNGAGKSTLIKTMSGAYVPDAGEILIDGQPVTIASPQDSTRLGIETVYQDLALCDNLDVVANLWLGREAYREVIPGVLRVLDETEMERRTSEVLKTLDVRIPSLRSPVATLSGGQRQCIAVAKTILRQPKVVLLDEPTAALGVAQTRQVLNLIQRLKEQGLAVVVISHNLHDVFEVADRVIVMRLGQRAATFEIRNTTPERIVAAITGAEYQDVSKPESRVEP, from the coding sequence ATGACAACAGGTTCAGTTTCCGTTGCAGCACAGGAAGGCGCAGCGGCGCAACAGATCCCACGACTGCAACTGCGGGGCATCAATAAATCCTTTGGCGGTGTCCATGCCCTGAAAAGCGTAGATTTTGAAGTCTATGCTGGTGAAGTTGTGGGGCTGGTCGGGGATAACGGCGCAGGTAAATCGACCTTGATTAAAACGATGTCTGGAGCCTATGTCCCTGATGCAGGAGAGATCCTGATTGATGGGCAACCCGTGACGATCGCCAGTCCCCAGGATTCTACCCGTCTGGGGATTGAAACCGTGTATCAAGACCTGGCTCTGTGCGACAACCTGGATGTGGTTGCCAACTTATGGCTCGGACGGGAAGCCTACCGGGAGGTGATTCCGGGGGTGTTGCGGGTGCTGGATGAAACCGAAATGGAGCGGCGCACCAGCGAAGTTTTGAAGACTCTGGATGTCCGGATTCCTTCCCTGCGATCGCCCGTCGCTACCCTGTCTGGTGGACAACGGCAGTGCATCGCGGTGGCAAAAACCATCCTGCGACAACCCAAGGTGGTGCTGCTGGATGAGCCAACTGCGGCATTGGGGGTGGCTCAAACCCGTCAGGTGTTGAATTTGATCCAACGGCTGAAGGAGCAGGGACTGGCAGTTGTGGTCATTTCCCATAACCTGCATGACGTGTTTGAAGTCGCCGATCGCGTCATTGTCATGCGGTTGGGACAACGAGCTGCCACCTTTGAGATTCGCAACACTACCCCAGAACGGATTGTTGCTGCCATTACCGGGGCAGAGTACCAGGACGTTTCTAAAC